From a single Candoia aspera isolate rCanAsp1 chromosome 2, rCanAsp1.hap2, whole genome shotgun sequence genomic region:
- the LOC134488908 gene encoding von Willebrand factor A domain-containing protein 7-like has product MLLPRQLPLLLYVGLVSGFYPNHESGGIASSDFTDADITEKGVLQAVAWFMEKNPLPGRRLMNPGELKDKNPVELFKAHFEADVSPRRFQEALKTIIDGNNQIEAAHIEDSSYFFHCEEINKSIRQFRILRDTMFANLKEPVSSAALDLARLSAGKALHILQKFYSNTNWIEMRNTDPYEYLLNEDADMEPVTPSSKPTCRDCTKEPSGQYSCMDNILVNNMLTSGYKLSATCKEKIQGKCGHGGKNDVTQDIYPAGGINKETSDPLLSPHFYLHKEAAQVAIEATKNFFVRDDASLLSQTNQKIFEKFFNLEGYSLTFVIDTTSSMAEDIAQVKVDCLKILRNYSTSPDAPHNYILVPFNDPDVGPVHKTQKVDVFESYISSLSVNGGGDCPEMSLSGLKLALEESLPRSQIYSFTDAGAKDEFLKDDIKRLCETTGSTTHFILTDYCAPTTRRGLAKRNAGASRRHYDNIYEELASFSDGYYVQTTRNRLSEVLGIVEMSMNAALVKIAHDYVDGSEFSFPVDESLSEISISIKSRNLLAWSIFSFNIFQPSGDPLPKPHMIIDTNNHKVVKVSPVPQQGRWTLSMTPSGSYEVEIRGKSLLDFTYQLMQKQDDYMLPIQGRPVEGSNYTISMKILGPDKGAQVQSLVISDGLGGPIHSILLNQTSDALGNILVFAPVHLDTPSPMLKVQGLSPSDLPFSRLNIDPIHVESVQILPLANQNSTLLPGGSLEVSVQVVNYGSAATFTFEVWDVLGFTQSFRPKKRFLAKGGSTNLIATFVAPVKSTSFASSLVIFTAKSSSSQNYRTLPITVIPKTALETEKNPPVYQPLKFSMPCGADSQHRPNCFQLVWRLRFSAEDAEAAVTVQINPNPGGLSCQPAEADNKKKLICDYKSNCCSPLAELLITDGNGNMKNITVDHNMQPSTPAFF; this is encoded by the exons cTGACGTCTCTCCCCGTCGATTCCAAGAAGCTCTGAAGACAATTATTGATGGGAATAATCAAATAGAAGCTGCTCACATAGAGGACAGCAGTTACTTCTTCCACTGTGAAGAGATTAACAAAA GTATCCGTCAATTTCGAATTCTGAGGGATACAATGTTTGCTAATCTGAAAGAACCAGTGAGTTCAGCAGCTCTGGACTTAGCTCGGCTTAGTGCTGGGAAAGCCCTCCATATCCTCCAGAAATTCTACAGCAACACCAACTGGATTGAAATGCGGAACACGGATCCATATGAATATCTGT TGAATGAAGATGCTGACATGGAGCCTGTCACCCCTTCTTCCAAGCCAACTTGTAGAGACTGTACTAAAGAACCAAG CGGCCAGTACTCGTGCATGGATAACATACTAGTTAATAACATGCTCACAAGCGGGTACAAATTATCGGCAACCTGCAAGGAAAAAATTCAAG GCAAATGTGGACATGGCGGGAAAAACGACGTGACCCAAGATATCTACCCCGCTGGAGGAATCAATAAAGAGACGTCTGACCCCCTGCTCTCCCCTCATTTCTATTTGCACAAGGAAGCAGCTCAAGTGGCCATAGAAGCCACAAAGAATTTTTTTGTAAGAGACG ATGCTAGTCTTCTGAGTCAGACGAATCAAAAGATTTTCGAGAAATTTTTCAACTTGGAAGGCTACTCCCTTACCTTCGTGATCGACACCACTAGCAGCATGGCTGAGGATATTGCCCAAGTCAAAGTCGACTGCCTCAAAATCCTCCGGAATTATTCCACCTCTCCAGATGCCCCCCACAACTACATTCTTGTGCCTTTCAACGACCCAG ATGTTGGTCCAGTCCATAAGACTCAGAAGGTGGACGTGTTTGAGTCCTATATCAGTTCCCTGTCTGTTAATGGAGGTGGGGATTGCCCAGAAATGTCACTGAGTGGTTTGAAGTTGGCTTTGGAAGAGAGCTTACCAAG ATCCCAAATCTACAGCTTTACTGATGCTGGAGCCAAAGATGAATTCCTGAAGGACGACATCAAACGTCTGTGTGAAACCACCGGGTCCACAACACACTTCATTCTCACAGACTATTGTGCTCCAACAACACGCCGAG GACTTGCTAAGAGGAATGCTGGAGCTTCTAGAAGACATTATGACAACATTTATGAAGAATTAGCATCCTTTTCTGATGGCTACTATGTGCAGACTACCAGAAACAGGCTTTCTGAGGTCCTTGGCATAGTAGAGATGTCCATGAATGCTGCCCTGGTTAAAATAGCCCATGATTATGTGGATGGGTCTGAGTTCTCCTTCCCGGTGGATGAATCTCTCTCTGAAATATCGATCTCAATCAAGAGCAGGAATTTGCTTGCATGGTCCATTTTCAGCTTTAATATCTTTCAGCCTTCAG GTGACCCACTGCCAAAACCTCATATGATAATTGACACAAACAATCACAAGGTCGTGAAGGTATCTCCTGTCCCTCAGCAAGGTCGGTGGACTCTGTCGATGACTCCCAGTGGTTCTTATGAGGTAGAGATTAGAGGCAAGAGTTTGCTTGACTTTACTTACCAGCTAATGCAGAAGCAGGATGACTACATGCTTCCAATCCAAGGACGACCTGTGGAAG GATCAAACTATACCATCTCCATGAAGATACTGGGACCAGACAAAGGAGCCCAGGTCCAGAGTCTGGTCATTTCTGATGGACTAGGAGGTCCTATTCACTCCATCCTTTTAAACCAAACATCCGATGCCCTTGGCAATATCTTGGTCTTTGCCCCTGTTCATCTGGATACACCG TCTCCAATGCTGAAAGTACAAGGCCTGTCTCCCAGCGACCTGCCCTTCTCACGTCTCAACATCGATCCCATCCATGTGGAGTCAGTGCAGATTCTGCCCCTGGCAAACCAAAACA GTACACTGTTGCCCGGTGGGAGCCTAGAGGTCTCCGTCCAGGTGGTGAATTATGGATCAGCTGCAACATTCACTTTTGAAGTCTGGGATGTCCTGGGCTTCACACAGAGCTTTAGACCAAAAAAGCGTTTTCTGGCAAAAGGAGGGAGCACCAATCTCATTGCAACCTTTGTGGCACCTGTCAAGAGCACCAGCTTTGCCTCAAG CCTGGTAATATTTACAGCTAAAAGCAGCTCAAGTCAAAACTACCGGACGCTGCCCATCACTGTCATTCCCAAAACAGCCTTG GAAACTGAAAAGAACCCACCAGTCTATCAGCCTCTCAAATTCTCTATGCCTTGTGGAGCTGACAGCCAGCACAGACCCAACTGCTTTCAGCTCGTCTGGCGCTTGAGGTTTTCTGCTGAGGATGCGGAAGCTGCTGTTACTGTCCAGATCAACCCAAATCCCGGTGGTTTATCTTGCCAGCCAGCAGAGGCGGATAACAAGAAGAAGCTCATCTGTGACTATAA GTCAAACTGCTGTTCTCCTTTAGCAGAGCTCCTGATCACTGATGGGAACGGAAACATGAAGAATATCACAGTGGATCACAACATGCAGCCTTCCACACCAGCCTT cttctga